ATCATGATGAGATTCAAGAATAGCAGGGAGAATATATTCCTGAACATTATAACCAAAGGATGTTTTACATTAAACTGTGGTTAGAAGTGCAACTTACGATAAGAGGCAAATCTGAGTCCGGAATTGGTACCAAAGATAGGACCGGTGTTACTCCAGCCTTCACACTTGACAAACAAGCTTCTTGATTGTCATGTACCTTGCTATCAATTGATATCTCTATAGAATGGCCACCAGGATATGCCCGCATGCTCAGGGCTTGTAAACATGTCTGCTCCAATTTAGGAGTACCATTAAGATCTTCAGCCATTAGCAATGACGCCTTTTCAtgcaacaaatttaatataatcaGCACTTGATTTTTCCTTAGTGCTTGCTCAGTTATATTGTTTAGACACTTCTGTTGCCGAAGCAATGCACTAAACTCCTCATTCCACCCATCTTGCTCACTGATATGGGAACTTTGGATATCCTGAACTGGAACATCAGATTCCATCCTGTCAACTTGTACACCCTGCATATAAGCCTCAAATAAGCACTTTAAGCCTGTGGTTTTCGAGTAATGGTAGGTGATTCTTTTTTAGTTCAGAAGTTAACAAGGTGGAGTATCTTCCAAGTTTTTACCTCATCTTCCGAGAGATATCCATCTGGTACAAAAAAGCCATCTTCACTTTCATCTTCATCATTGGCTTTGGAGCATCCTTCGCAACTTTCCTCCTCTTCATCTTTATCACAATCTGAGAGGTTTTCACCAGGCTCCTCCTGTCAAGTGAAAAGGTTATTTCCAGGTTTACATCTAATTTTCAGTCTGAATAACTTACAGTACCTCCTCCCATTCTTCATCACTATCCACATCATAGTCTAAATCTGGGTCCTTCCTCCATGGGTGACGAGCTCCCACAACATTACTGAAAATACAGCAAAACACAACTTATTGACAAATTGCAACACTGAAAGCAACGCGACATCAATGCAACAACTTCACAAAGAATACTAActaaatgaaatcaaatatttttgtcCCAATCATTATCAGCACTATTGCCTTTTAATACCATTTCATTTAAGATACCACGGAAACGTaaagagattaaaaaaaaaaaaactaattttcatatttttacagtACAATCATAAAAGTAATGGGAGCAATGAAGCACACTTGAATGAAGCTTAGAACAGGATATGGAGTCAAATACACTAGAATGTTGCAAATGCAATCACCTGGAAACAGAACATATGGTCAACAAAGAGATTGGTAACTTTTAAACAACTTTCCACTTGGgtttctatttgattttttgttgaaaaaactCTACCGCTGGGACTTAATTTAACAAAAGCACAGAAAGCATTAGGTGATCCAAATTTGTTGATTGTCTATTACTACGAATTCTGAAAAGATGCAAGAggtaaagaaaaaattaattgctCTGGTGGAAAGGTATTCTCCTTGGTACACAATATTACAGAACATTGAAGAAAAGGAGTTCTCATAGATAATCCACGTAGGATACTTTTCCTCAAACTTCAGTCCTTTAAATTTACACAAGCTTGAAAACCATCAAGTTCTTGAAACTCCTAACTCCTCTCAGCTCAGTTAACAGAGCTCCAAGCCAACCAGAGCTAATTCCAAGAACCATGCAGGATTTTTTTCCTCAATCAAACTTCGGTTGTTTAAATTTACACAAgcttgaaaaatattaaagctTAGTTAACAGAGCCCCAAGCCAACCAAGAGCACATTCCAAGATCTCAGCTTAAACAACAAAAAGCAGCTCATACCATGACGTAAAGCTTGAAACTCAATGTccttgatatatatacatacatatatataaaggtTTAGAAGCCATACATTTTGGAGGCCAAATATCAAAAAGTCTAACTGGCCCTGGACAGTTTCAATGTGGCCTTATGCTTGCAAGATGCCTTTCAATTTGATTGGCAAAGCAGGAGAGGAGGGGgtcacaaaaaaaataaaaacatatatccACATTTACAATGTCCCTAACTATATTAAGTCTtcatttttaaggaaaaagtaTACAGTTTGAAGTAgcattttccaaaataatagaTTATGTGCAATCTATACTGCATTTTATTCAATGACCTTAGGCCaaatatgaataatattaaaGCTTCAAGTAGTCAAATCTACAAGTATAAAACACATTATTATCTGAGTATTTTCACAAAGAAAGGTTTATCGGATTTTTTTGTGAAGATTAATGAGTCAAACTTACAAATGTGCAAACTCAGATCTTTGAGATCAAGCCTAAAAATAGTATTACTACTTGTTCACAGAGCTTCATAAATGAACTCTAGCCAAGCTAGTTTAAGGAGTATGAATGAGCACTTACTCTACACATACAGCTTGTACAATTAGACACGCTACCTTAAGCAAACaaagattaaaattgataaattaatttatccaaggcatatttttaattagttatagGAAGCTATTATCGTACTTtcaaggggaaaaaaagaatgTAGTTGAGAAGTAGAATTCAAACGTGTATCCACTGCTTCTTGTACCAATTTTTCCTGACACTTTATTAATTCCCTTGGCATAGAGTGTTATTTCAATAGATAACTCTTCTATACAGTTCATTAATTTCTGAATTCATTACTTTAACCCCACCTATCTGAAAGATCGGTCTTAACCTGGAAGGAAACACAGGTAATAGACATGAAACCGTccattatggttttatatttgTTCAAATAAAATGCTTAGCCAACTCCACATATTCTGATACAACAGTGCATTTTCTTTAGATCTACCCATTGGGTGTTTAGGGTTTGGGACAATCTCAAGCTCAGTTCAATTTGGGTTTGAGTCAATTCGGATTAAAATTGTTGGTTTTTTATGATCAAATTGGATTGGGCTAGATTTGGGtttgggttgatttgatcaTTCTTTTTCCAGTTGGGGTCAAAATTGACAGGTCTGACGTTCTTTTATACAAGAAGAATGAACCTTTCACAAGATACTAATCTTCTAGGCTGAATGCTTATTTAGAAGGATGCAAAAGCAAGAAATAGGAGTCTACCTTTTCTTAGGCCAAATACCATAAAATGCAGGTCTGTAGCTCTTATCAAACTGCAACAACTGCTTCCTTGCACAACAATTTTTAACATCAGAAACTGAAACATCATCATTATGGCAGGATCTATCATCAGAATTCTGTTCTACCCATCCATCTACATGCCTTTCAAGGGTCAAGCCTTCGCGGGATAACCCTTTATTAGCGGTTAACTTAAGTTCCTTAAACAATTCAGTCCTAGGATTCATACGCATGCCCCAACACTGTTTATGATTTGAATGAAGAGAATGACCTAAGCGACGCCAAGAAGATAAGTGTAACCTGAGAagtaaaataatagaatgtgaACTTGAAATGTAAAACCAAAGCCTGTAAAAGCATACAAgtcaaagaaaacaaagaaacccACTTGCGAAGATCATCAGCATCAGTTTCTTCCTTAGATGAAAGAGCCCTGTCCATGGAGAGCATGATTGATTCAGGcacattttcacttttttcGGTGGATGGAGAATATATGGTTGGCTTAGTTATTTCCTCAATCTGACATGGTGATGTTTTACATTTTTTGAGGAAGCGTTCCATAACTGAAgcttgcttttgtattgaaaGTTTCTTTTTCAGTTCAGCATCTTCCTTCTCATGCCGTCGTTGATCTCTCTCAGCTTCCTCTTGCTGTTTCCGCAGCTGCTTCCTCATCTCAGCCTCCTCTCTTTCACGACGCTTTTCATCCCTTTCCGCTTCATCCTGCAATCGCTTTCTCACCTTTTCCTGAAATAAactatgttcatgaaaatctGAGAAACAAAAAAGGATTGTAACTGCAAATGACATACCCAACACAATCACTGTCCTGGGAGTAATTCAGATTTACACATTCCAATAGCACAAccacaaaactaaaatttgataattcaCACATGGACAAACTTTAAAAAGTTGCACATACATTTTGCAACTTTTCCTTCTGGAGCTCGCGGTccactttcttctttttcttctcaatttcccttttatttctCTCCAGTTGCATTATTAACAATTTTTCTTCTCGCTTTGCTTCTTTCTCAGCCCTTTGGCAACAGACAAAAGCTTTTACTATTAAGAAACTAATTCAAGCACAAAATCTATAGAACAACATAAATACATACATCTTTGCACCAGTCTTCTGCAACATGTTACACATTAACAAGCGAATGTCTGCCTCACTTAATACCTTGGCAAGCTTTTCTGATACTTTCACAAAATCATACTCGTTGCTATGATCATTCTCCGACTTCTGTAACAGAGTTACCATTGCTGCAATGAACCATAAATATCATTAACCACTTGAATCATGAAATTAAGGtattaaagttgaaaatttgcTCGTCACATTCCATGCAAGAACATATGTGAAAGAATTAAAcatcaaattgattatttttttcaatacgaaaatcaattaaacaactCATTCCTCAGTTAAAAACAAAGCACATGTTTGCAGGAAAGATGCCAACACGGAATATAATAAGGCAATAAACATAAGAAACGTAAGAGTACTTTTTTCCCAATTAACACAAGGTAAGCTGTTAGAACACTGGAAGTGCGCAAAAGCTTGAGTAGAGAGCAGAACCAAagaaaaaacatatgtatagAGAAGAGATTATAAAGTATGACCAATGTTACGAGTTTTGATAGAGATGAAATCGACAAAAGTTAACGTTTGAGTAAAGGATTAATCTAAGGCCAAAGTTCTAAACACAAGTTGGAAGAAAAGGGCCCCTCAATTGACTGGATTCAGCAAAACTTGTTGCCTAGAAGAATTGCCTAAAAGAACCAAACAAATGGTTAAGAAAAAGATTAAGGCAGACACACCTATTCCACTGCGACCACAGTATTCACTTCAGTAACGAAACAAGAATCAAGAGAATTTAATAGCAAAGAAATCAGTGAGATTTCTTCCTACCAGAAACAGCAGTAATTCTCTCATTTATCTTCTTTCTACAGGTACGCCGAGTTCTTAACGTGGCTCGTACAGCTTTTGGTATCAACTTTGCATCTCTTGTCTGTCAGGGAAGTATGTGTGTAACTGTAAAcactacaaaaaaaaatccaaaacaataaaaagcaaagaaaatgtACCTCCCAACACCAAAGAGAAGAGTGGGAATCATCCTCCAAAATATCAGCTTCTTCGTTCTCCAATCCATATTTCACTCTCTGCCCTACAAGCAGCACAGCGCTTTTCACCGCGGCCAAACTCACATTTCCCATTCTGTCCTTAACCTTCCCATGAATTGCCTCCAACAATTTCGACAGCGGCAAGTCGCTCTCCTCCATCAGAATCGCAACCACTGAATTTAGTGAACAACCGGACTCAACCAACCCCATGTCGTACCCCATCCCGAGACCCGATTTCTGCTCCATCATTTCTTTGTAAAACCCAAAAAGCCCCTCCATTTCTTGCTTCAATCCCTTGATCTGGGCCTCTCTTTGTTCACCGCTCAAGTTCTCTGAATACCATGACGTTCTCCTTCGCTTCGTACCCTTCTTGTGTTGATCTTGACCGTCCATTTTGAGGGCTTTCGGATCATCATCCACGTCGATTACCGGCACTGAAACCGCCATTAGAACCAATACAGACCCAAATCCAAacctagaaaaaaaagaaaatgaagctgGATGGTAGCTAGTAATAAAGATATTAATctttaaataattcttttctaCCTCTTTTTTCCCGCCCGAAGTGTGGTAAAAAAGAAACACATTTAATGAAATTTGGCGCGTTAACATTTGGAGTGAGCGGTCACAACATAACATTTATGTAAAGGTTAACTGCTTtaataatcattatttttattttgttttcatcagtaaattataaaaattttcactttaatcattaaattatctaaattcGTTTTTAGTCACtatcttattaatttattaacgGCATAATGatgtagattttaaaatattttatttaaaattataggtTTAATCTATATCAACCTTAGGACCATTTTTGGACTTTTGGAATCCTCAAGTTAGAATGTTGAAGAGATACATTATTCTACAAATAGggtaaatgataaaaattattgtactaaaaattatattaggtTTAATTCTCAAGAAATATTAGAGGGCACAAACGGGTCCtactaaaaatttaacttttagatAAGATTTTTCTACAATGTAATTTAATATCACAATATGTTACTACAATTGTATCctataaaatattgaaagataaataaaacaataaaaaacataaaaatttaacgaGGTTCAAAGAAATTACGACTAGGTCCTCAaacactaccaaatatatttcaccgCAAAAAATATAAacgaaaaattacaaataagaagaatgaaattgtcttataaagaaaatgacaaattttgaaatgatttaaaaGTGGAGAAACAAGCTCTGTTTATAATAGTACAAACACTCCACAACCTTGTATTTTTTAGATATTGGATTGTGTTATTTCAACAAATCTCTACCTTAGAAAATTTCCACATATTCAATCTCCTTGCAAAACAGCAATTGATATTGTCTTCAAATTTCAACTTTAAGTTTTAACATTGAACAAGTGCAAACATAATTGGAACTTGGCCGCAGTCACTGTAACGCCCTCAACCTAACTCGATTCACCGAGTCTAGATCTCAGGTGTTACTACACATATTaacgaaatttcaaaatagttgAAGGATACCCCTTACTTAATacatatttcttattattttatttaaagactcaatttcaaagaaacaaagaaaggtatttgaaaataatatacatCAGATTTATCATCATTCAATTACAACACAAAATTCTATTGAAAACAAACacgaataaatatatatatatttccataaTCGAAATATGACATTGTTCATATATGGCGGATATCGAACATCCCTGACTTCCAACCTTACAAAATACAAACGAAATCAGACCAATAGACACTTAGATAGATTACGCCCATTCCTAAATTGACAGATAACCATGACGGATACTCTCATCGAACATACAAAtccatacttttttttaaagaaatttccTTTAAAACTCATTCGATTTCATCACAGAACTTGTCAAACCAAAAAAACTTCAGACAGATAATATCCTTAACACAGACTTATCTAACAAGGAACATCCAAAATATACTCAAAGGCAACATAAAGAGTCATGTGTTTATTGTCTCAATGGATTTCACAGAAGATGTCATAGGTTTCTCCCTCATAGACTTATACAAAATTTCATGTTGTGATATGTCAGTTCGGTTACATTTTAACGAAGGCTTCACTATGAACAGTCATATCATCATATCATATTATGCCATGGGTTTCAACCACATAGGCTTACACACTTTCATGTCATGATCTACCAGTCCAATCTTTATCTTACTGGAGGTTACACCATGAGTGTTTTCATATCATACATTTCCATGGGTCTAaaccacatggtcttacacttatTTTCGTAATGTGATCTGCCAGTCTGGTTAGCATTATAACTGCCCTACCAAAGGTTTCACAAAGGGGCATTACTCATAATTCACTTACCAGATTGTTCATTCACCTGACcgattcaaaattttccttatatTAGACTTTACTTACATAATCACTTTATATTCATACAGTATTTTATGCATAACttcattatacatatataacatCTTTACTATACTTCACAAACTTACTCGTTATCTGAGgttttatcattatatatatgtcTTTACTTGAACAATTAACATGCAGAAGTCAAAATAAAGACTCACCTAACACTCACCTTTAGTAGCTAGAAGTTCCAGACTCAGACATCCTTCTCGAAATAGCAGCAACAATTGCTTAACGAACATAGATTCCGTTACAACCCTCATTTATACCAATTACTAACATCTCAATCCTAAATAACCTCCATGCAAGACCTTGCATTCATAATTTACTGTTCCTACACTTCTTAACATTTTTAATCCTTCAAAAACTTAACATGCAAAGGTATAATACTTACCACGAGGTAAAACAACCACTGACTAGATTAAGAACCTTAGATTATagtttaataagaaaaaatataacatttagaTTTAAGAACAAGGACGTAGAAAGTAATACTGAAGAAAGAATAAACTTCCCCCTAAACCCTTCTCACCCACATATATATAACCAACTTCTCTTTTTTGAACTTGACAAGTGTCGATTGTATCTAGAATTTGTCCTTCTTAATGGCCTACAGGTTCCGAGAGAAACATAAATTAGCATATTGTGTAATTGATTTTTGACTACTCAATATAGTTGACTCTTAACTATATCTCATTACAGAACCCAACTAATACAGTTCTCAGGCAAACTGGGTATACTATGCATATGGAGGTAACTCACTCGCCTTATACTTCACTTGATATACCCTTCtcttaaataacataataagaaTAACCTAAAACATTTATTCACATATACGTTAGCTAATATACACCACACTCCCATTCGCCAGAAAACTATAACAAGATGAACTATACTACGCCAAATAGATAACTTcacatgtaacacccttaacccgtatccatcgtcagattagggttacgaggcattaccaaacaaaCATAGTTAAGCACAATTATTTATCACATTTCATGCACAAAGTTATATCCacttctttacaaaattttctaaactcaattAGCCTCAATTCTCCTATTCGCATAAACCAAATTCGCTTATTAGATTCTCATAGCCAACCAAAAATCAATCATGCCTTATTAATCATTTCACATAATcgaactttattttaatatttaaccatattaataaaacacataatttaaacacataactaatttaaacaaacaggctttactaattaaatcacattttcaaatcatgcttcaaaattcaaccatttcattacCATCAAATTCATGACATTCagatacttaaaatatattcaagcatatatcattaCATTTCATATCTTGAGCATATGCCAAAACATCCATTTgcatacatttatttcattaacaaattattaatcattctattttataaacttATGCACATTCGCATACCAAACCATACTAACCCAGTGACACattataatcaaaagaaaaatgtcaaaatttcaacattcagACAATCCCTATTTTTTTTCGAGTAGTACTTAACATTTCGCAGTTAATTCAATAAACATCAGCAACATATAGTATTTAAGTCAATAAGTTTTCCTCCATTTAGATAGCTACTAAATTACACAATATAGCAGCATAATAGCATCACAACTGGTCAGTGAAAATCAACACATTTTAACAGCTTAGTTAGTTAAATAAAACCACATAAATGACAACACATTTGGACATTAAGCATGTAAAATAAGACAAAACATAGGTAACCTACCCTGTTTTGGACATCATTTATACTCCAATTAAACAAGCATTTACACTAGGTAATCATAGGAAACATGTCCTATTTTGGACAGCAATAACAACATTCGAACAGCATTGATTTGTACAAAAATGGACAACATTTAAGCaccaatttggacagcattaataaactaaaaaatggGCAGCAATTAAGCATCAATTTGGACAACATTAATATACTCAAAAATGGACAGCAATTAAGCATCAATGTGGACAACATTAATATACTAAAAAATGGACAACATCTTATCATCACACAAATCGAATTGCCACCATCCATCAAACAATATATACCATTTCCAAGCCAACTCATATGGCCAGAAttacaattcaaaacataccaaaagttcattagcctatacatgccatataccatATATACAAAGCTTTAAAAGTACCAACAAGatgatcgatagtgtgatgacgtTTCCCGATGATTCCCGAGTCCGAACTAgcttcgataatctataaaatagtgaaaaataaacacaataaGCTTTAAAAGCTTAGTAAGCATATACAAACAAACTTATAATACATGAAGTAAATATAACCAACTCATCAATGAAAAATCATGGCTAATCACATGTATAAATATCACATTCCTCATCTAACTCACTTGTTAATGATTCATAAGCATCACTTACCTTAacctttcaatttttatataacatCATACATACCTGAATTAATTACTCATTCTCATATTCATCCACTTCTCAACATTGCTCGTTGAACCGTTCGGAATTGATAAGGATACACGGATAGTAcataaagctcgtacaatgtcatatcctagatatggtcttacatgttataatatatcaatgccactgtcccagacagggtcttacacgaaatcatatACGACGTCAATGTcacaaacatggtcttacacgaaatcacacctcgaaatcctaatgtcatgacatacgtatcctatactattcctatggttcgtacgGGACTTTTCGACGTCGTAATTCAGTTGATACTTTCTCGTATTCAAATATTCAGCATCTAAAGCAATTcaataacaaataaacatatataaatcaatttaaaggtatttatttgcatatgaacttacctcgtataTACGATGAACAGATCAGATCGACTACTCGTcaactttcgatttcccccgatctaaattcgatttctttctttcttaatctatatgaattcaaatttagctcatttaatcacctattcattcaatttcattcaaaaatatctatttggacatttttgaactttagcccctaaagtttcacatttattcaatttagtccctatttcacaaaatcacaagttacacaaaatttcaatattcccATGCTTAGCCGAATTTATTAGAGGTCCCTAGAAGCCCAaaatttgcatttatttcacatttcaaccgttcaatttacacatttctcaatttaatccctaataagcatttttatcaaaaatcacttaataaaacatgataatccaacatcaaatatttattttttatcatcaaacaacaaaaatcttGAATAGTCATCAATggaatttcacaaaatcataaattcaaaaattaaagcttggactagctagaatacaaagcaacgatctcaaaaacatagaaattatcaaaaacggAACAAAAATCACATACCAATTGACGCTCCAAGTGATCAAACCCTAAATAGTCATGGATGAACTCTTTCCTTCTCTATTTTCTGCAAAAACAAAGATGAACACcacttatattttgttttgttttactttattaacattaattcataaattattatattaacctttattaattcatttaaaatccacTAACATATGTCCATCCATGtccatttactaaaattatgtcTAATTACATAATAAGGgctttacatttaattaatcatagaaAATAAGCACTTAAATAATTAGTatgccacttttgcattttacgcgattaggtccttttatcaaattaaacactcgatcggtaaaattaaatcacgaaaatttaataccatCAAATTCACATGCTGTAAATgccaaatataatattaaaataattttatgacctcagatttgtggttccaaaaccactgttccgatttagCTAAAACCGGGCTGTTGCCTcaaaactctaaaccttaaacttgCATTCGTCAAATTTGGGGTGTAACAATCACAACCTTAGTCATCATATCAATAGGATCTTAGTAGTTGAAATTTtctgtaacacctcttacccgtgtTCATCGCCGAACCAGGGTAAAAAGtattatcaaacataaaatacatattttcatacaatcggagttttttttataaaatttttgacataatccCTTTTACAAATGTCTAATccctcctgcaaattttcaaaacgcaatctcaaatcaattcaatatttcaactaatacagctatatacttaaatataattaaatcattcacgACATTCAAAGTAACCTCActagcattttaaaaaaaacaacctatcaattaatatacattaaCATCTTAAGCTAAGtagtaattagtatatatatacatcacatTAGCATTAAgtcttctatacatgccataattcagaaatattggtttcaaaataccaaaagatgtagatagtgtggatgatccCCGACTCCATCCAATTCCGAGATGATTTacaacactataaaacaagaaaaaaaaagagaagtaagcatatagcttagtaagtacgtatgtaattgataaacaaatttaaaacatgtttccatagataacataattttaatcaaccataaatttgatatttattcaaattccaGCAAACTGTTTTTCTAAGTCgcagtcattaaattatttttatctggagctacgacactccaaattaagtttcgtaaattttcctgaaactagactcatataccatcttatcataaaaatttcagaattattGGCTTGGCAAATTACTACAGTTTATTCTTTGAAgtcacccctatttcactgtttaaCATCTCTGcactctcttcactaaaaatgaattatctcactgtacagaattcgaatgatatttttgtttatttcttttgaaaatagacttattaaggattctaaacatataaattatatctcataattatttttgtacaatttttaatgatttttccaagtcagaataggggattccaaaatcaatccaaccctgcctcactaaaatccaaatatctcaaaatatacaactcttttgcttgatctgcttcttttatataaaagtagactcattaagctttaatttcatatctcatttaaccaataaataaatttctaaaatttttggtgatttttcaaactaacatcacttCCACTGTTCGAATCTATTCTGTTTAAATTTCACTCATTTGCATAACAttacaacaatttattttgtaagcacAGTATGAAACTTCATCACTCCAGTTACTCTTTAGCAAATTTTCACACttcaatcacatactcatatttgTTTATCAATACTTATATCCCGTTAAACACGTCGGTATAATAGCAAATATTCGGTGGTTTGCACATAGTACCACCCGTGTAATTATTATCATTCGagacacgtagtagccttcacataatACTACACACGGGATCAAACTTTtcggttcacgtagtagcctgcacatagtactacacacgtgaccaaagcctTCCAGTACACATAAtggcctgcacatagtactacacatgtgaccattatctaTCGATACATGTAGGAGCCagcacttagtactacacacgtgtttaTAGGCACTTTATTCAAGCCTTTCTTATTCCGACAGTACCACAGAGATTCTTACTTTTCAAGGATTTACAATTTATCCGTACACAAATCACAATTTCTATATTTCAGTCCAATcccataacaaatttaataattcaattcaactacttcacttattacttgtcaatgatatatccacaattcaagcagattttaatcgattcaactataaattctaaatttctaattgttatataactatttc
The nucleotide sequence above comes from Gossypium raimondii isolate GPD5lz chromosome 13, ASM2569854v1, whole genome shotgun sequence. Encoded proteins:
- the LOC105785356 gene encoding chromatin assembly factor 1 subunit FAS1 isoform X2; translated protein: MAVSVPVIDVDDDPKALKMDGQDQHKKGTKRRRTSWYSENLSGEQREAQIKGLKQEMEGLFGFYKEMMEQKSGLGMGYDMGLVESGCSLNSVVAILMEESDLPLSKLLEAIHGKVKDRMGNVSLAAVKSAVLLVGQRVKYGLENEEADILEDDSHSSLWCWETRDAKLIPKAVRATLRTRRTCRKKINERITAVSAMVTLLQKSENDHSNEYDFVKVSEKLAKVLSEADIRLLMCNMLQKTGAKMAEKEAKREEKLLIMQLERNKREIEKKKKKVDRELQKEKLQNEKVRKRLQDEAERDEKRREREEAEMRKQLRKQQEEAERDQRRHEKEDAELKKKLSIQKQASVMERFLKKCKTSPCQIEEITKPTIYSPSTEKSENVPESIMLSMDRALSSKEETDADDLRKLHLSSWRRLGHSLHSNHKQCWGMRMNPRTELFKELKLTANKGLSREGLTLERHVDGWVEQNSDDRSCHNDDVSVSDVKNCCARKQLLQFDKSYRPAFYGIWPKKSNVVGARHPWRKDPDLDYDVDSDEEWEEEEPGENLSDCDKDEEEESCEGCSKANDEDESEDGFFVPDGYLSEDEGVQVDRMESDVPVQDIQSSHISEQDGWNEEFSALLRQQKCLNNITEQALRKNQVLIILNLLHEKASLLMAEDLNGTPKLEQTCLQALSMRAYPGGHSIEISIDSKVHDNQEACLSSVKAGVTPVLSLVPIPDSDLPLIVSTIQSCSHGIKSLVESLQEKFPSIPKSQLKDTVHEISEFSDNRWQLQGF
- the LOC105785356 gene encoding chromatin assembly factor 1 subunit FAS1 isoform X1 — protein: MAVSVPVIDVDDDPKALKMDGQDQHKKGTKRRRTSWYSENLSGEQREAQIKGLKQEMEGLFGFYKEMMEQKSGLGMGYDMGLVESGCSLNSVVAILMEESDLPLSKLLEAIHGKVKDRMGNVSLAAVKSAVLLVGQRVKYGLENEEADILEDDSHSSLWCWETRDAKLIPKAVRATLRTRRTCRKKINERITAVSAMVTLLQKSENDHSNEYDFVKVSEKLAKVLSEADIRLLMCNMLQKTGAKMAEKEAKREEKLLIMQLERNKREIEKKKKKVDRELQKEKLQNEKVRKRLQDEAERDEKRREREEAEMRKQLRKQQEEAERDQRRHEKEDAELKKKLSIQKQASVMERFLKKCKTSPCQIEEITKPTIYSPSTEKSENVPESIMLSMDRALSSKEETDADDLRKLHLSSWRRLGHSLHSNHKQCWGMRMNPRTELFKELKLTANKGLSREGLTLERHVDGWVEQNSDDRSCHNDDVSVSDVKNCCARKQLLQFDKSYRPAFYGIWPKKSNVVGARHPWRKDPDLDYDVDSDEEWEEEEPGENLSDCDKDEEEESCEGCSKANDEDESEDGFFVPDGYLSEDEGVQVDRMESDVPVQDIQSSHISEQDGWNEEFSALLRQQKCLNNITEQALRKNQVLIILNLLHEKASLLMAEDLNGTPKLEQTCLQALSMRAYPGGHSIEISIDSKVHDNQEACLSSVKAGVTPVLSLVPIPDSDLPLIVSTIQSCSHGIKSLVESLQEKFPSIPKSQLKDTVHEISEFSDNRWQVKKEILVKLGMSVSPEKGGGQTKSIAAFFSKRCLPPAAKSVCSPTTTESSPQQLLKPGSAAHEQQGCTFNHT